Below is a genomic region from Nymphalis io chromosome 16, ilAglIoxx1.1, whole genome shotgun sequence.
CCTGCTTCTTTacgaagattaaaaaaaatcgagtgGATGAGCTAAGCCTAGTATTAACCTGCTATTTGGTAAAAGTACAGAGAAAATTCGAGGTTGAATCAGTTTTATGAAAGAGTATGTATGTAGTAGTAAAAATTAACTCTCATATCATCATCGGATTAGATCACGGCCTTATGATCATTAGATCATAGGGCCGTGGCAGTGATATAACATTGTTGGTGCGCTACTATtcgtatttttgtgttttacttttaaatacatcCGAAATGGTTTAATTGGCTTACGAATAAAATCTTCCAAGTGATTTACATAATTGACAAAAGAGTGAttagtaatactatatatatttttttaagatatatttcttCGATGTTTTTTTGCGTTCTAACGCGTAAAGAAATAGTTTATTTGAAGTGAAAatttctttaggcgcgttgTGCTAGTTTACCGTAAGGGATAGACTAGATAAGatagttaatataatgaaatcgttgaaagtacaaataattgaaGCATTGTGGAAATTCACAaggataattataatttatgtaaatactaacagtagatacaaataatataagtgtattttaactgttatttttatctatttaaattaagctgttttTGTACTGAGTTTGTGACTTACTGCgcattttgatgaataaaaagctataatataaaaagggatagaataaTTACTTGAAATGCCAAGAGAatggacaaatatttttaacagtttcaagttttcacttctgtCGGCATTCCCTATGATTGCCTGTTTTGTTTTCAAAGTTTCAagcttacataaataaaaataaaataatagcacaATCTTTTACGCAATTTTTTTTGTGGTTAATTTGTGCTATtcaatacttaaataatttttatttttcataatatttaaacatcactctactattattttaatgtatgataGTGTTTAAAATATACAGCAATCATTAATCATTAAAGACTTCGTCTGAAAAACACATTTTAGAACTATGTCATAGTGCAAAGCTTATTTTTTAATGGACTGAAACTTCTCCGTTAACCTAATGATCATTGAGCTAACTAAAGTTCATAAATTAACCAGAAAGAAACCAGGTTTAATCAGTTTAAGGGCTGATTTAAGTTTAAACGACGTGGAAATTGctagaaataacaaataattaaaaaagtactaaattgtctatggtatcATTTTTGATTAGACAAGCGTCCAGGCTACCTGTGAGCAGGGTTTACAACCGTACGATAATTATCGTACAAGTACGATAATTTCATAACTACGTACGATGTACGATAGTACACTACTATTGTACGTAGATTGTACGATAATTTCCATTATGatgtaatatttgataattacacAAATTTGAActtgaaaattgtttttactaCCACCACCATCTATTGGTTAATTTCTTTCTTCGGAACAATGGCAGCCGCTTCATATCTTGGAGCGGATGACCTTTTTTTTTAGTGTACTGCTGATTTTAactgtaattacaaattatttctaataaattattgttgtgattttgtatactatatattgtattttataatcaatatccTGTTGTACGATAATTTTAAGGGCCCTGGTACGATAACTGACTAGCTTTAGGTTGTAAGTAAGGTCTAAATTAGTTAAGACTGTAATAAATAACCGTTAATAATGGATAGTTAAACAAACAAGACAAAAGACATATAGTGGTTTCGATTCCTTGGGCATCGGCTCTTGTGAGAATTGTCACCTGTCACAATCTTTCTTCTTCTTCAAATCTGTCATGTCTTTACAAAACTCGTAGACAGATaaactaatagaccaaggggccgtgaaaccgcgattgagacagagatagtttgttaatGTGTGCGATTAATGTTGctatagtaactgcattccctgttttgggagataaataattttcagaatttatttaaaacaaaatgaggttattaaattttgctttttaatatttattatacattttttaattaaaatatttttttgttttccaactacacccgtTAAacccgttgcattgtttgtttttgtttccgttatcaatagtacttcagcatctttatatattactgGATAAGCATTCTCCTATCCAATTCCAATCAtcaataaagaatggttgccatatatatttctatattaaccTCTTAACtcggaatgtaataatattgtttaattcacgaagaatgtataataatgttgtcattaggaaattataaataagagaacgaataaattaaaataacatataacgaagcactgtAGGCTATTATTGGACTTCGTATTTATTTGTCTACATTAGTGCAGCCcttcatgataaataattataggttataaatgataaaaactggaaaatcctattatcttcaggattttaatgcaatataaagttccgtcatgctatggcataaataaacatcactgagaaactacgAAATACGATAATGCGCTATAGTAgaaccttcgatatgatataaggattgtttctctgtcttttcactggattagaatcgttttctaacataaaaataagcaaaaattgaacaataaacacaattacCACACAAACTGTCAAACTTGACAACTGTTCCTTTCAGCTTACTGCTGGATATATTTCAGCTTGTCTAAATAATATAGTCTTCACCTTTACCTTccattttaagaataatataacgTATAAAAAACAGTCAGCTGTATTATcagtgttttaaaattaacatttttaaaagtatagctcaatttttatctatatatttattatctatatatctattatattttatgtttttgattactttttaaaataattaaacagaactgttttttgttattatttacacttaaactaaaactaaatatattttttgtataaattgactATTTTATTAACGTTTCATACACTTAACACAATCTTGTAATATTTCAGCGAATGTGTGAAAAATGAACTCGAGCATACGACTATTAAAGAAGCCATTTTTAGCTACTTGAGTAAAATTTGAAaacctatttaataataataaatttatgaaaagcCCAtaggaattattataataattactgtatTGAAAAGGTATATAGACGATGACCATCTAACTtactcaaaataaatatcaatcaatgATCTTGAAAGTTAATTGTGGAAGGTAAGGTACATTTCAAATTATCAATGATTATGTATATGAACagtaaaatttatacttttttattacaaactagCTTAAAGAAGAGTAAATAAATggtattgtataatttaatataaaacacaacTTTAAAATCTGTAAgcaatataatctgtatttgtatataatctgtTGTTATTTGTCACATCAGCTGATTGCGTCATtgcatttaaaacaataacgcaaaaacaaaaaacaagtcGTAATATCTAATCTAAATTTGTAACCATCATTTTGCAAATTACAGTGAGCATATTAcgttaaaatgaaatttcaatataaagaaGAACATTCTTTTGAGAAGAGAAAGACCGAGGGCGAAAAAATACGCAGAAAATATCCAGATCGCGTTCCAGTAATTGTGGAGAAAGCCCCCAAAGCTCGACTGGGAGATCTcgacaaaaaaaagtatttggTGCCATCCGATTTAACCGTGGGCCAATTTTACTTTTTGATCAGAAAACGGATCCATCTACGTCCTGAAgatgcattgtttttttttgttaacaacGTAATACCTCCCACTTCTGCAACAATGGGCTCGTTGTATCAAGAACATCACGATGAAGACTTTTTCCTTTACATTGCATTTTCCGATGAAAATGTGTACGGCTAATTTtttcttgtaattaaaattcactTTAACATCCATATGCAAAATTTTCTATCCATATGGTTGTCTTAATTATAAGGCTTTAGCAATATTgatgtattatgtttttaaaaggtgataattgatttaatttgcgATTTAATATTTCTCTCATCTTTGTAAATGCAATGTTATTATAGTTTTAGCAAAATACACTTACATGGGCGAAAGTATTCTATTATTCCAATTTCTTTGTTTGGTTAAGAGTGtaacatttatgtaataaacaataaatctatttaaaatacatttcttgTATTCATTATTACTCCTATCCTATACCAATTGTTTTATGATGTACTCGAGGTATCTTGAtgaataattaaacttttttttgtcaGAATATTCTGTTTATTATGCATTATAATTCAATcaggatttatataaaataaaaaaacagtttttttacaaaactatCAGTCGAGTTTTATCGGAAAACCTGTTACTGATTAAGTTACACCAGGTAGgcaggtaaataaaattaaactttgtcGACGAGTGTGACCTTGGCAACAACGCATAGGTAAATAAGTAACTAAGAATACAGATGAGTTTATTCATATGTCTGATATTACattgtgtaattttataaaaacaaataaagttaaaataattccaAGAACATTTTGtttgaatcaaaatataatttaaaaactaaatacttTATTAGTAACTATTGTCAGACAGTcaccttttttaataaatggatATCTTTTAGATTTAACGCATGCGGCGT
It encodes:
- the LOC126774445 gene encoding gamma-aminobutyric acid receptor-associated protein, translating into MKFQYKEEHSFEKRKTEGEKIRRKYPDRVPVIVEKAPKARLGDLDKKKYLVPSDLTVGQFYFLIRKRIHLRPEDALFFFVNNVIPPTSATMGSLYQEHHDEDFFLYIAFSDENVYG